Proteins found in one Paludisphaera rhizosphaerae genomic segment:
- a CDS encoding fatty acid desaturase family protein — MSVSESARPSFDDAVLQRRIMQLRSPDHVTNLLYLAREYVCLAVIIATAVVFAESRAGWGLSWWWNLPVFAAAIVLIGALQHRLAGLGHESSHYTFVKNRFLNDLIPDLFCMFPILTSVHFYRVFHMAHHQHTNDPEKDPDLLNLGRGKRAFEFPMTRKQFIALVYFCMFVAPIRFLEYQLAYVTVNTFGKGRSIYNGTARGKGFDIYLPRLSTCLGLAYILGINAVFLYLTRTDHPTWIFPSALIAGTLGTVVAYTLPDRFVFQSPFRQAYSTRFAGSARLWFFTIVLATLASLRWASDGRSPVYVFLLWLVPLASSFPFFMLLRDVYQHSNADSGRLTNSRVFFVDPFTRWAVFIYGQDMHIPHHLFPTVPHYRLAELHDLLKERHEAYNRLVVECHGTFRGDHQHPTILDEMTKNHPPLMAGHPGA, encoded by the coding sequence ATGAGCGTCTCAGAGTCTGCGCGGCCGTCGTTCGACGATGCTGTCCTACAACGACGGATCATGCAGTTGCGGAGTCCTGACCACGTCACGAACCTGCTCTACCTGGCTCGTGAGTACGTCTGCCTGGCGGTGATCATCGCGACAGCGGTGGTGTTCGCCGAATCTCGAGCGGGCTGGGGCCTGTCCTGGTGGTGGAACTTGCCGGTCTTTGCGGCGGCGATCGTGCTGATCGGCGCATTGCAGCACCGGCTGGCGGGGCTCGGGCATGAGTCGTCGCACTATACGTTCGTGAAGAACCGATTCCTCAACGACCTGATCCCAGACCTCTTCTGCATGTTCCCGATCCTGACGTCGGTGCACTTCTACCGCGTCTTCCACATGGCCCACCACCAGCATACGAACGACCCAGAGAAAGATCCCGACCTGCTCAATCTGGGCCGCGGGAAGCGGGCGTTCGAGTTCCCGATGACGCGGAAGCAGTTCATCGCGCTGGTCTATTTCTGCATGTTCGTCGCGCCAATCCGGTTCCTCGAGTACCAACTGGCGTATGTGACCGTGAACACGTTCGGCAAAGGCCGCAGCATCTACAACGGCACGGCGCGAGGGAAAGGGTTCGACATCTACCTGCCGAGACTGTCCACCTGTCTGGGGCTGGCTTATATCCTGGGGATCAACGCCGTCTTCCTGTACCTCACGCGGACGGATCACCCCACCTGGATCTTCCCATCGGCCTTGATCGCCGGCACCCTTGGGACGGTCGTCGCCTACACGCTTCCCGATCGGTTCGTCTTCCAATCGCCGTTCCGCCAGGCCTATTCCACGCGGTTCGCGGGCTCCGCGCGGCTTTGGTTCTTCACGATCGTCCTGGCGACGCTTGCCTCGCTCCGCTGGGCGAGCGACGGCCGCTCCCCGGTCTACGTTTTCCTGCTCTGGCTTGTGCCGCTCGCCTCGTCGTTCCCGTTCTTCATGCTCCTGCGCGACGTTTACCAGCACTCGAACGCCGATTCCGGACGGCTGACGAACTCACGGGTCTTCTTCGTCGATCCGTTTACGAGGTGGGCCGTGTTCATCTACGGCCAGGACATGCATATCCCCCACCACCTCTTCCCCACCGTACCGCACTATCGGCTCGCCGAGTTGCACGATCTGCTGAAAGAGCGGCACGAGGCGTACAACCGCCTGGTCGTCGAATGTCACGGCACTTTCCGAGGCGACCACCAACACCCGACCATCCTCGACGAGATGACCAAGAACCACCCGCCGCTGATGGCCGGTCATCCTGGCGCGTGA
- a CDS encoding Uma2 family endonuclease, protein MDVHLAVDADDFVNLCAANKDARLELTADGGLIVMAPASPDGSGRNAELTIQLGIWNKAKRLGKVFDSSSGYTLPDGSIRSPDASWIRSDRWAAVDRAERRRFTHIVPDFVAEVRSPSDGINDVRAKMSEYIAQGVRLGWLIDPETRTVEIYRPDREAEILASPEKISGEDVLPDFILDLAEILAD, encoded by the coding sequence ATGGATGTGCACCTGGCGGTCGACGCCGATGATTTCGTCAACCTCTGCGCCGCGAACAAGGACGCAAGGCTGGAACTAACAGCCGATGGAGGCTTGATCGTGATGGCGCCGGCGTCGCCCGACGGCAGCGGTCGTAACGCGGAGTTGACGATTCAGCTTGGCATCTGGAACAAAGCCAAGCGGTTGGGAAAGGTCTTCGATTCCTCCAGCGGCTACACCTTGCCCGACGGCTCGATTCGATCACCGGACGCCTCGTGGATTCGATCCGATCGATGGGCCGCCGTCGACCGAGCCGAGCGCCGCAGGTTTACCCACATCGTCCCCGACTTCGTCGCCGAGGTCCGCTCGCCGAGCGATGGGATCAACGACGTCCGCGCCAAGATGTCTGAATACATCGCGCAGGGGGTGCGGCTCGGCTGGCTGATCGATCCTGAGACGCGGACCGTCGAAATCTACCGACCTGATCGCGAAGCCGAGATCCTCGCATCTCCCGAAAAGATCTCGGGAGAGGACGTCCTACCCGACTTCATCCTCGACCTTGCCGAGATTCTCGCCGACTGA